The proteins below are encoded in one region of Sulfolobus islandicus Y.N.15.51:
- a CDS encoding HD domain-containing protein — MKLERLLEGAKNLVRTGWMQNGIPSAMGETVASHSFEASVLAYVLSTELKRKGVEIDPEHSAVIALFHDAGETLLGDLPKWATNRINKREAEVEAFDELGIGKDFFLELRELKTNEAKVAKLSDRLSTYLQGLRYKRIGFNVDEIISSYAEEIDKLLSIEPLNQIRELVIKITNSLNS; from the coding sequence ATGAAACTGGAGAGATTGTTAGAAGGCGCTAAAAATTTAGTTAGAACTGGTTGGATGCAGAATGGGATCCCATCAGCAATGGGGGAAACAGTGGCTTCACATAGTTTCGAAGCGTCAGTCTTGGCCTATGTACTTTCCACCGAGCTTAAGAGAAAAGGAGTTGAAATCGATCCAGAACATAGTGCAGTTATTGCCCTATTTCATGATGCAGGGGAGACTTTACTAGGAGATTTACCAAAGTGGGCTACTAATAGAATTAATAAAAGGGAAGCTGAAGTGGAGGCATTTGACGAATTGGGGATAGGAAAGGATTTTTTCCTTGAACTTAGGGAGTTAAAGACTAATGAGGCTAAAGTAGCTAAGTTATCAGATAGGCTTTCAACATATTTACAAGGATTAAGATACAAGAGAATCGGATTTAATGTTGATGAGATAATCTCAAGTTACGCAGAGGAAATAGATAAATTACTTTCCATAGAGCCTTTGAATCAGATAAGAGAACTGGTTATTAAAATAACGAATAGTTTAAATAGTTGA
- a CDS encoding Lrp/AsnC ligand binding domain-containing protein, whose amino-acid sequence MAEVVRAYILVSTTVGKEMEVADMAKKVSGVIRADPVYGEYDVVVEVEAKSSDDLKKVIYEIRRNPNIIRTVTLIVM is encoded by the coding sequence ATGGCAGAAGTTGTAAGAGCCTACATTCTCGTATCTACTACTGTTGGTAAGGAAATGGAAGTAGCGGATATGGCTAAAAAAGTATCTGGTGTTATAAGAGCAGATCCAGTTTATGGTGAATATGATGTGGTAGTAGAAGTAGAAGCTAAGTCATCTGATGATTTAAAGAAAGTAATATATGAGATAAGAAGGAATCCTAACATAATAAGGACCGTGACTTTAATAGTAATGTAA
- a CDS encoding ABC transporter permease, translating to MLKTMIKKEIMDLRRDRKLLLGAIILPLILLPLIGIILYASIAVSPPVIEIVNHNQSNLPYVQAVSHYITQNGGTVIYNDSNASIIPDVVIIFPNDFNINASNISKQASVYVKILISSNQEASNLVNNALGYLSYSLVYSRTEFLINSSNLQRVVNPSDILRPLLVKNYVVTITGKNAPQSQANLSEIARIITLVLFPSATPVIFYVTDGIVGEKERRTLESLLASPISINSFIFSKVIIAIILGVLSSLGDILGVVLFSSLMSFTFGLPLSLSTSFILIVVLAYLLAVLLTAALSVVLLLALGGSMRNMQVINFLILSFGLIASFSALFINVANLQFPLNLILLIPYEQLSLSLLYFVSGSTFISLSLLSGVLIVSVIILLVSSRLFNSERLLLK from the coding sequence ATGCTGAAGACAATGATAAAGAAAGAGATAATGGATTTAAGAAGGGATAGAAAGCTACTACTTGGGGCTATAATTCTTCCTCTTATATTATTACCGCTAATTGGTATCATACTTTACGCTTCTATAGCTGTATCTCCACCCGTTATCGAAATAGTAAACCATAACCAATCAAACTTACCCTACGTTCAAGCCGTTTCACACTACATTACTCAAAACGGAGGAACAGTAATTTACAATGATTCGAATGCAAGTATAATACCTGATGTTGTAATAATATTCCCTAATGACTTCAATATAAATGCTAGCAATATCTCAAAACAAGCCTCTGTGTATGTAAAGATTCTAATTTCCTCTAATCAAGAAGCTTCGAATTTAGTTAATAACGCATTAGGCTATTTGTCCTATAGTCTAGTTTACAGTAGGACTGAATTCTTGATAAATTCTTCTAATTTACAGCGTGTTGTTAATCCTAGTGATATTCTAAGACCTCTATTGGTTAAAAATTACGTAGTTACTATAACTGGTAAAAATGCTCCACAGTCCCAAGCAAACCTAAGTGAAATAGCTAGGATAATAACTCTAGTCCTTTTCCCTAGTGCTACTCCAGTAATATTTTACGTCACAGATGGGATAGTTGGCGAAAAGGAAAGAAGAACTTTAGAATCTTTACTGGCTTCACCGATATCAATAAACTCCTTCATATTCTCTAAGGTAATCATTGCTATAATCTTAGGAGTTCTCTCATCATTAGGTGACATTCTGGGAGTAGTATTATTTTCCTCCTTAATGTCGTTCACATTTGGTTTACCGCTATCCCTTAGTACATCATTTATTCTAATTGTTGTACTAGCCTACCTACTAGCTGTATTACTAACTGCAGCGTTAAGTGTAGTTTTACTTCTAGCTTTAGGAGGATCTATGCGTAACATGCAAGTGATAAACTTTCTCATTTTATCGTTTGGCCTAATTGCGTCCTTTTCTGCCCTATTTATAAATGTCGCGAATTTGCAGTTCCCACTTAATCTAATATTGCTAATACCTTATGAACAATTAAGTTTATCATTACTTTACTTTGTTTCCGGTTCTACTTTTATTTCATTATCACTTCTATCAGGCGTGTTGATAGTCTCTGTGATAATTTTGTTAGTATCCTCAAGGCTATTTAATTCGGAAAGATTACTGCTAAAGTAA
- the ppa gene encoding inorganic diphosphatase: MKLGPGKKAPDEVNVFIEIPMGSNIKYEYDEEGEVIKVDRVLYTSMVYPFNYGFIPETLEEDGDPLDVLVLGNYSLMPGTVIEARPIGMIYMRDEEGEDAKVIAVPRNKTDPSFSNINDVKDLPEATRNKIVHFFEHYKELEPNKWVKISGWGGVAEAKERIKKAIDRKKQG; encoded by the coding sequence ATGAAGTTAGGTCCGGGGAAAAAAGCCCCAGATGAGGTAAATGTGTTCATAGAAATACCTATGGGTTCAAACATTAAATACGAATATGATGAAGAGGGAGAGGTTATTAAAGTAGATAGAGTGTTATATACGTCAATGGTATATCCATTTAATTATGGTTTTATTCCAGAGACTTTAGAAGAAGATGGGGATCCCTTAGACGTATTAGTTCTAGGGAATTACTCATTAATGCCGGGTACAGTAATAGAAGCAAGACCTATAGGAATGATTTACATGAGGGATGAGGAAGGTGAAGACGCCAAGGTAATAGCAGTGCCAAGAAATAAGACAGACCCTTCATTTTCTAATATTAACGATGTTAAAGATCTTCCAGAGGCTACAAGGAATAAGATTGTACATTTCTTTGAGCACTATAAAGAACTGGAACCAAATAAATGGGTAAAAATAAGTGGATGGGGAGGCGTAGCCGAGGCTAAGGAAAGAATTAAAAAAGCAATTGACAGAAAGAAACAAGGATGA
- a CDS encoding pantoate kinase — protein MEIKVPVSISGMWYPVIDRENLFESGSIGLTLTLEPYITAEIRGGSGIEFNGIEIKLPNYDILKKKLGEYRLSVYSEVPLGYGYGLSGAISLAYALGVKELAPISEKDAVNVAHLSDVIAGNGLGDVIAQYYGGGLVYRKKAGGLGYGEVEIINMDWSQYPIFSQPISHLPTKSIIKRSEIALKLIDEFLKNPSPLKFIEVAQKFTSSLGFNSEYPYSYRKKGIIVKIFDPEYGVWIKHKIASRGAYVT, from the coding sequence GTGGAGATTAAAGTACCAGTTTCTATTTCTGGTATGTGGTACCCAGTAATAGATAGAGAGAATTTGTTTGAATCTGGATCTATAGGGTTGACCTTAACATTAGAACCGTACATAACTGCTGAAATTAGAGGTGGAAGTGGGATAGAATTTAACGGGATAGAGATAAAACTTCCCAATTACGATATATTAAAGAAAAAATTAGGAGAATATAGGTTATCTGTATATTCTGAAGTACCATTAGGTTACGGCTATGGCTTAAGTGGGGCTATAAGCCTGGCGTATGCCCTAGGAGTTAAGGAATTAGCACCAATAAGTGAGAAGGATGCAGTTAATGTAGCCCATTTAAGTGATGTTATAGCCGGAAATGGATTAGGGGATGTAATAGCACAGTATTATGGTGGAGGTTTAGTTTATAGGAAGAAGGCAGGAGGGTTGGGTTATGGCGAGGTTGAGATAATAAATATGGATTGGTCACAATATCCAATCTTCTCTCAACCTATTAGCCATCTTCCAACCAAGAGTATTATAAAGAGGTCAGAAATAGCCCTTAAGCTCATAGATGAATTTCTCAAAAATCCGTCTCCGTTGAAATTTATCGAGGTTGCACAAAAGTTTACAAGTAGTTTGGGTTTTAACTCAGAATATCCTTATTCATATAGGAAGAAGGGGATAATTGTTAAAATCTTTGATCCAGAGTATGGAGTATGGATAAAGCACAAGATAGCAAGTCGTGGAGCATACGTGACATAA
- a CDS encoding ABC transporter ATP-binding protein, whose translation MSPYLSKASNVLSLTVPIILYIISKAYNKFLSHNSISMTEKQFAVSVTNLRKRIGNKDILKGLSFNVENGEVFGIVGPNGAGKTTTLRILSGIIKNFEGYVKIFGLTPVEAKQKGYISYMPEDAFPYEKLTGYENLDFYAELYAKGDKQLKEKYLKLGVEISNLGKRIYDKTAEYSRGMKRRLIIARTLMVMPKLSVLDEPTLALDVESAVRIRNIILDMARRYNMTIILSSHNMLEVEYLCDRITLINDGRVVASGKPEEIVKNTNSKNLEEAFIKLVFGDQ comes from the coding sequence TTGTCGCCATATTTGAGCAAAGCCTCTAATGTTCTGTCCTTGACTGTGCCAATCATTTTATATATTATCTCGAAAGCATATAATAAGTTCCTTAGCCATAATAGCATAAGTATGACAGAAAAACAATTTGCTGTTAGTGTTACCAATTTGCGAAAGAGAATTGGAAATAAGGATATACTTAAGGGGTTATCATTTAATGTGGAGAACGGAGAGGTTTTTGGGATAGTGGGGCCCAATGGAGCCGGAAAAACAACTACACTAAGAATATTGTCAGGTATTATTAAAAATTTTGAAGGATATGTAAAAATCTTCGGCCTTACTCCGGTTGAGGCAAAACAAAAGGGATATATTTCGTATATGCCAGAAGACGCTTTCCCGTATGAGAAGCTAACTGGCTACGAAAATTTAGATTTCTATGCTGAGCTATACGCTAAAGGTGACAAGCAGTTAAAGGAAAAATACTTAAAACTAGGTGTTGAGATTTCCAATTTAGGTAAGAGGATTTACGATAAGACCGCTGAGTATAGTAGAGGTATGAAAAGAAGGCTTATTATAGCAAGAACCTTAATGGTAATGCCTAAACTTTCAGTTCTGGATGAACCAACTTTAGCCCTAGACGTGGAGTCTGCAGTAAGGATAAGGAATATAATTTTAGATATGGCAAGAAGATATAACATGACAATAATACTCTCTTCACACAATATGTTAGAGGTTGAATACTTATGTGATAGAATTACTCTGATTAACGACGGAAGAGTAGTTGCTAGTGGAAAGCCCGAAGAAATAGTCAAAAACACTAATTCCAAGAATTTGGAAGAAGCTTTCATAAAACTCGTATTCGGTGATCAGTGA
- the thiD gene encoding bifunctional hydroxymethylpyrimidine kinase/phosphomethylpyrimidine kinase has product MIKPVGMTVAGLDTGNGAGGETDLRVFEVLGIHGVFAITAITAQSTKGIKDINVVSSEFLKKQIETLLDDFNVEAVKMGMIYTKEQFQVVNELLHDSFLVVDPVLYAKDGTPLIKDVEDYKKIILPIAKVITPNIIEASAISSIKVEKESDVVIACKKIRETYNIAHVIIKGGHSKGDFSFDYMCNEEGVYKIGYHRIQAKDTHGTGSVFATAFTAEYIKTKDVKLAFRKARDFVQSPIEYGLNIGKGVGPVNVSIEIMKKSMKYEVVEEMRRFADFAENNEKFWILIPEVQSNLAHSIKPEYVRDLNDIATFRGRIIRRWDKKVIVGHPVVFGNPTHTARMLLSIILKGMNSTCLMNIRYDDKIVESFKEIGYETVEINRELEPSHGEGKTMQWIIEYISGEYVRIPNVIYDKGTRGKEAMIRFWTKNMEEMIETLDNLLKML; this is encoded by the coding sequence ATGATTAAACCAGTTGGAATGACCGTAGCTGGATTAGATACTGGTAATGGAGCAGGAGGAGAGACTGATCTAAGAGTTTTTGAAGTATTAGGAATTCACGGAGTTTTTGCAATTACTGCAATAACAGCTCAAAGTACAAAAGGTATAAAAGATATTAATGTTGTTAGCTCTGAATTCCTTAAAAAACAGATAGAAACATTACTTGATGATTTCAATGTCGAAGCTGTTAAGATGGGAATGATATATACCAAAGAACAGTTTCAAGTTGTGAATGAATTATTACACGATTCTTTTTTAGTAGTAGACCCAGTACTGTACGCAAAGGATGGAACCCCACTAATTAAAGACGTTGAAGATTACAAGAAGATAATTTTACCCATCGCTAAGGTAATAACACCAAACATAATAGAAGCATCTGCAATTAGCAGTATTAAGGTAGAAAAGGAAAGTGATGTAGTTATTGCATGTAAAAAGATAAGGGAAACTTACAATATTGCTCACGTAATAATTAAGGGAGGCCATAGTAAGGGAGATTTTAGCTTCGACTACATGTGTAATGAAGAGGGAGTATATAAGATAGGTTATCACAGGATACAAGCAAAAGACACACATGGTACTGGCAGCGTATTTGCAACTGCGTTTACTGCAGAATATATAAAGACGAAGGATGTAAAATTGGCCTTTAGGAAAGCAAGAGATTTTGTTCAATCCCCAATAGAATATGGACTTAATATAGGGAAAGGTGTAGGACCAGTTAACGTAAGTATTGAGATCATGAAGAAGTCTATGAAATATGAAGTAGTTGAGGAGATGAGAAGATTTGCAGACTTTGCTGAAAATAACGAGAAATTCTGGATTTTAATACCTGAAGTACAATCGAATCTAGCACACAGTATAAAACCAGAATACGTTAGGGATCTAAACGACATTGCTACATTTAGAGGTAGAATAATAAGGAGGTGGGATAAAAAGGTAATTGTTGGTCATCCCGTCGTATTTGGAAATCCGACCCATACAGCCAGAATGTTATTATCAATTATTCTCAAGGGAATGAATAGTACTTGCTTAATGAACATTAGATACGACGATAAGATAGTTGAGAGTTTTAAGGAAATTGGCTATGAAACTGTTGAGATTAATAGGGAATTGGAACCTAGTCATGGAGAAGGAAAGACGATGCAGTGGATTATTGAGTATATAAGTGGTGAATACGTTAGGATACCTAATGTAATTTACGATAAAGGTACCAGGGGAAAGGAGGCAATGATTAGATTTTGGACAAAAAATATGGAGGAGATGATAGAAACTTTAGATAACTTATTAAAAATGCTGTAG
- the panB gene encoding 3-methyl-2-oxobutanoate hydroxymethyltransferase produces the protein MKKVTIRDFIKKKSTKEKITMLTAYDYPTAKIISNTGLDSILVGDSLGMVVLGYPNTLNVTMRDMISHTRAVARANPPQLIVADMPFLSYEIDTKSAVKNAGLLVKAGSDAIKLEGGEEMKDTVKAIVKAGIPVMGHIGLTPQRFLRLGGFRTIGKTKQEEDQLIKDSLELEDAGVFSLVIENTYVDIAKRITEKLNIPTICIGAGPYCDGQVLVINDLLGLSEFTPYFAKSYVNLKEIISNAINQYIIDVKNNKFPEKQHYKERES, from the coding sequence ATGAAAAAGGTGACAATAAGGGACTTCATAAAGAAGAAATCAACGAAGGAGAAAATTACAATGTTAACAGCATACGATTACCCAACGGCGAAGATAATATCTAATACTGGACTGGACTCCATACTTGTAGGAGACTCCCTAGGAATGGTTGTACTAGGATATCCAAATACGCTCAACGTAACCATGAGAGACATGATCTCCCACACAAGAGCAGTAGCAAGAGCAAATCCACCTCAGTTAATAGTTGCAGATATGCCCTTTTTAAGTTATGAGATAGACACAAAAAGTGCAGTAAAGAATGCAGGACTTTTAGTAAAGGCTGGCAGTGACGCGATAAAACTAGAAGGTGGGGAGGAAATGAAAGACACTGTTAAAGCAATTGTAAAGGCTGGAATACCTGTTATGGGGCATATTGGTTTAACTCCTCAAAGGTTTCTAAGACTAGGAGGATTTAGAACCATCGGAAAAACTAAACAAGAAGAGGATCAATTGATAAAGGATAGTTTAGAACTAGAAGATGCGGGAGTATTTTCATTAGTTATAGAAAATACTTACGTGGATATAGCTAAAAGAATTACGGAAAAATTGAACATACCTACAATCTGTATAGGGGCTGGTCCATATTGTGATGGCCAAGTATTAGTGATAAACGACTTACTAGGGCTATCTGAGTTTACTCCTTACTTCGCTAAATCATATGTAAATCTGAAAGAAATCATTTCTAACGCAATAAATCAGTACATAATTGACGTGAAAAATAATAAGTTCCCTGAAAAACAGCATTATAAGGAAAGAGAAAGTTGA
- a CDS encoding MoaD family protein, with protein sequence MKKVKVLYFAFIKDITHKSNEVLETECEDVGCLIEQLGKMYGNELVNFLKNGINGIKVSILVNGSASTKNIKDGDEVALLPPPSGGDLIIGKRFDLLEEIRKFREKAPPEAGSLVVYVGFVKGIVDNHKVLELRYEAYEEYTRKRFLEIKEEMKRKYSDLIDLEIIHVIESMKPGENVLLIMALGKGRKDAIDAVKETLELVKHSTGIWKLEIRDDGEYWVVAGNTRVKKQ encoded by the coding sequence ATGAAAAAAGTGAAAGTTCTCTATTTTGCATTCATTAAAGATATAACCCATAAGTCGAATGAAGTATTGGAAACTGAGTGTGAAGACGTTGGCTGCCTCATTGAACAACTAGGTAAAATGTACGGAAATGAATTAGTAAACTTCTTGAAAAACGGAATAAACGGGATAAAAGTTTCAATTTTGGTAAATGGTTCAGCATCAACTAAGAATATTAAAGATGGAGATGAGGTAGCATTATTACCACCACCTTCTGGTGGAGATTTAATTATAGGGAAAAGGTTCGACTTACTTGAGGAAATTAGGAAATTCAGAGAAAAAGCCCCTCCGGAAGCAGGCTCTTTAGTTGTTTATGTAGGTTTTGTTAAAGGTATAGTAGACAATCACAAAGTCTTAGAACTGAGATACGAAGCTTATGAAGAGTACACCAGGAAGAGGTTTCTAGAAATAAAAGAAGAAATGAAGAGGAAATATAGTGACTTGATTGACCTTGAGATAATACATGTAATAGAGTCCATGAAACCTGGAGAGAATGTCTTACTTATAATGGCCCTAGGCAAGGGAAGAAAAGATGCCATAGATGCGGTGAAAGAAACATTGGAATTGGTTAAACATAGTACTGGAATTTGGAAATTGGAAATAAGAGATGATGGAGAATATTGGGTAGTAGCTGGAAATACGAGAGTGAAAAAGCAATGA
- a CDS encoding 4Fe-4S dicluster domain-containing protein: MILDASIFSRAVIGGYDVKKIESRDKNELVVGRLTGLYGNVLKYANPKIIRAPDRFDDGSVFREVEGKNIFKIFEVPAGITFDKLIDELSKINYFPAIFPLYLKGTVGGFTVLNGSGFGSYKFGFTKGKKTINELVDYKVVRILAVKYPELLETESENNFAWSALIYKDSVRYYIPSFYNKIINENFKSVSTNNLIKSLSIEIHNIFKRNYVPIVLMANYDKNVEFNFDFKIGYIINYNSPERYKVLIGSLEETRLTELFEYLRRNPDVVPFPYLKEYEEIHKDILKNFKKYEIRVRSRRINKNIVIEASKCINCSLCLDSCLAYNTTNSIIYSPLGRFNRLLTGETNFEFCFGCASCQEACPVGINISNLMETLPQFNENKETVELEIDEVPRDIYELENSLLSKYRNRPVFLLFVGCAAKYDPLGLEGFLNYLLTNGDKLPQELSPRVKLVTGICCGFNDYLAGNLEGVKNSVEKINRLRIEQNAADIYFLCPEGLYIYNKFSEQKGIFAYEVIKNELKDKEIHLGCWAKKFGYNSPYNECAGLFLTSYKGSPLKSTRKAFLTVCPFSTWKFGTTSVYSLFLKKKEVVVKEEKVMIDENIIFDLLVKAVVSGLMASEDEVAEKVVMWSLGGSQYFLLLTIPIISKHISSELIRKMGSKPEVKEFLSKLSQDRPLLKQKISTYTDYLSSYNFSNEINILRDEIAKSNKLDYSVKDLVKTNDFLNVLKEALKRSINENLIESTINNIIYL, encoded by the coding sequence GTGATTTTAGACGCATCAATATTCAGCAGAGCCGTGATAGGAGGCTATGATGTAAAAAAGATCGAAAGTAGAGATAAAAATGAATTGGTGGTTGGTAGATTAACCGGTTTATATGGTAACGTATTAAAATATGCTAATCCGAAAATCATACGCGCTCCGGATAGATTTGATGATGGTAGCGTATTCAGAGAAGTTGAAGGTAAGAATATATTTAAAATATTTGAAGTACCTGCAGGAATAACTTTCGATAAATTAATAGATGAGCTTTCGAAAATTAATTATTTTCCAGCAATTTTTCCATTATATTTAAAAGGCACAGTAGGAGGCTTCACTGTATTAAATGGGTCGGGGTTTGGTAGTTATAAATTCGGATTTACGAAGGGTAAAAAGACTATAAATGAGCTAGTTGACTACAAAGTAGTAAGAATTCTAGCTGTAAAATATCCAGAACTGTTAGAGACTGAAAGTGAAAATAACTTCGCTTGGTCTGCGCTAATATACAAAGATAGTGTAAGGTATTACATACCCTCGTTCTACAATAAGATTATTAATGAGAATTTTAAATCAGTATCTACAAACAATTTGATAAAAAGTCTGAGTATAGAGATACATAATATATTCAAGAGAAATTACGTACCTATAGTATTGATGGCTAATTATGACAAAAATGTAGAATTTAATTTTGATTTTAAAATAGGATATATAATCAACTATAACTCACCAGAGAGATATAAAGTTCTAATAGGAAGTTTAGAGGAAACCAGATTAACAGAACTTTTCGAATATCTGAGAAGAAATCCAGACGTGGTTCCGTTCCCCTATTTGAAAGAATACGAGGAAATCCATAAAGATATATTAAAAAACTTTAAAAAATATGAAATAAGAGTTAGATCCAGGAGAATAAATAAAAACATAGTAATTGAAGCATCTAAATGTATAAATTGTTCATTATGTTTGGACAGTTGTCTTGCCTACAACACTACCAATAGCATCATTTATTCGCCTTTAGGAAGATTCAATAGATTATTGACTGGTGAGACTAATTTTGAATTCTGTTTTGGATGTGCTTCTTGTCAAGAAGCTTGCCCGGTAGGAATAAACATTTCAAATCTAATGGAAACTTTACCGCAATTTAATGAAAATAAGGAAACAGTAGAACTGGAAATAGATGAAGTGCCGAGAGATATTTACGAACTGGAAAACAGTTTGCTCTCCAAATATAGGAATAGACCAGTCTTCTTATTATTTGTAGGTTGTGCAGCAAAATACGATCCATTAGGACTAGAGGGATTCCTAAATTACCTCTTAACTAATGGAGACAAGCTGCCTCAAGAGCTATCTCCTAGAGTAAAACTAGTTACTGGAATTTGTTGCGGTTTTAACGATTACCTAGCGGGGAATCTAGAAGGTGTGAAAAATAGTGTTGAGAAGATAAATAGATTAAGAATTGAACAAAATGCTGCTGATATTTATTTTCTATGCCCGGAGGGATTGTATATTTATAATAAGTTCAGTGAACAGAAGGGAATATTTGCGTATGAAGTTATTAAAAATGAACTAAAGGATAAGGAGATACATTTAGGGTGCTGGGCAAAGAAGTTTGGATATAATTCACCATATAATGAATGTGCAGGCTTATTCTTAACATCTTATAAAGGTAGCCCACTTAAATCTACTAGAAAAGCCTTCTTGACCGTATGTCCATTTTCTACTTGGAAATTTGGAACAACATCAGTATACAGTCTATTCCTAAAGAAAAAAGAGGTAGTAGTTAAAGAAGAAAAAGTCATGATAGATGAGAATATAATATTCGATTTGCTAGTGAAAGCTGTAGTGAGTGGTTTAATGGCTTCTGAGGATGAAGTTGCTGAAAAAGTAGTCATGTGGAGTTTAGGAGGTAGCCAATACTTCTTATTGTTGACTATTCCAATTATCTCTAAACATATTAGCAGTGAGCTTATACGCAAAATGGGCTCTAAGCCTGAAGTAAAAGAATTCTTATCCAAACTATCACAAGATAGACCATTACTAAAGCAGAAAATTTCAACATATACTGATTATCTCTCAAGTTATAATTTTAGTAATGAAATAAATATTTTACGTGACGAAATTGCAAAGTCCAATAAATTAGATTATTCTGTAAAAGATTTAGTTAAAACTAACGACTTTCTGAACGTACTAAAGGAAGCTTTAAAAAGATCTATAAACGAAAACTTGATCGAAAGTACAATAAATAATATTATTTACTTATAA
- a CDS encoding 4-phosphopantoate--beta-alanine ligase: MDKAQDSKSWSIRDIIPENHPRRESLLIREKLIEAMGKSILVPQGLIAHGRGECFDYLIGEKTQNFAEKAIEAAAATLLLAKTPVISINGNMAALVPEGLVRLAEETNAKLEVNLFYRDERREKVIAEVLYKANAKEVLGVGEDASTVIPELFSQRRRVSPKGIYIADVVLLGLEDGDRTEALVKMGKKVIAIDINPLSRTSRTATITIVDNIIRAVPRLVEKAKELKSKNKEELEQIVLNYNNKNVLAESLKFIANRLTQLSLSL; encoded by the coding sequence ATGGATAAAGCACAAGATAGCAAGTCGTGGAGCATACGTGACATAATACCAGAAAATCATCCTAGAAGGGAATCCCTATTAATCAGAGAAAAACTGATTGAAGCGATGGGAAAAAGCATTCTTGTTCCTCAAGGGTTAATAGCACATGGAAGGGGAGAATGTTTCGACTACTTAATAGGAGAGAAGACTCAGAATTTCGCTGAAAAGGCTATAGAAGCTGCAGCAGCTACCCTACTCTTAGCTAAAACACCCGTTATTTCCATAAACGGAAATATGGCTGCATTAGTCCCAGAAGGTCTAGTAAGATTGGCAGAGGAGACAAATGCCAAACTCGAAGTTAATTTATTCTATAGGGATGAAAGAAGAGAAAAAGTAATAGCTGAAGTACTTTATAAGGCAAATGCAAAGGAAGTTTTAGGAGTAGGTGAGGATGCTTCGACGGTAATACCTGAATTATTTAGTCAAAGAAGAAGAGTAAGTCCAAAAGGTATTTACATAGCTGATGTAGTATTATTGGGTTTAGAAGATGGAGATAGAACAGAGGCATTAGTCAAAATGGGTAAGAAAGTTATAGCAATAGATATCAATCCGTTATCGAGAACTTCTAGGACTGCTACAATAACTATTGTGGACAATATAATTAGGGCTGTTCCCAGACTAGTAGAGAAGGCGAAAGAATTGAAGTCTAAGAATAAAGAAGAGTTAGAACAAATAGTCTTAAACTATAATAATAAAAATGTTCTAGCTGAATCGCTGAAATTCATAGCTAACAGATTAACTCAACTTTCTCTTTCCTTATAA